From the genome of Mucilaginibacter paludis DSM 18603:
CAAAACCAAACTATTGATAGTTAATCAAAAAGCGAAAAAGTAATCAAGTGAAAACTGTATTTCAATATAGCCAACAGAACAGTAACTATCACGACAGATTTAGGGACAAAAAAAATCAAATTTGCTAATCGTGAAGCGTGGTTCGTTGCGAGTTAACGACAATCTTTCACAAATTTCAGTGTCTGCTTACCCCAAACATCATTTCAATTCAATGTTCAGCAACCGTAACAATCAGCAGCGAGCCTCAAGTTGAGGATCTTCCTATTGTGAAATTTATTTCGTCTGTTAGCGAGGCCACGGGCTCAATTGACAACTACAACATATTCTGTAGTTACGGGAAATTCTGTAACCTATTATAACGGCGTGATTAGTGACTTTCATTGGTCTGTCTCACCTAAATTACCAAATAAATTTACTTATATTTCTCGGTATGGTTCAGTTTATTATCGATCCACAAATCAAAATCGAATCTCGATAAATCAAGCTTATAACGATGAGTGGTCAACATCAAAGTTGGTCACAGCTAATTAATGAATAATCAAAATACTAAACATAACGTGAGTTCGGGTTAAGCGGCCAATAAAAGTTGATTGTCGCTCTCATCAAAGATAATATTAAGGGATGGTTTTTTAGAGAAGAAGTGGTAGGCGCACAACACTCCCATTGTATTCATTAAAAAGTTGTTGACGGATCGATGGCGTGTGTGCTGGAGTTTGCAGATGTTCTTCAGTTCATCATTTACACACTCGATTATAGCCCTTTTCCGGAGCATAATCTTATCGGCCTGAGAGATATTGAATTCCTTCATGTTTTTGCGTGGCTTGGTAATCATTTGAATGCCGTTGCCCCAAAGCAGCTCTGCTAAAGCCTTTGATATGTACCCCTTATCGCCAAACAATTTACCGAAGATATCCTGTGTCATCGATGTCATTACTTTTATATCCCGGTCGTCTACGTTGCCCTTGGTGAGGTAAAATGACAGTATTTCGCCTTTGTCATTGATAATCAGGTGTAATTTGAAGCCATAGAACCATCCTATGGAGCATTGGCCCCTTTCTGCTACCGAGGCAAAGACCTTGTGGTTATGGATGCGCCTGTTATGGCAGACTTTAATGTGGGTCGAATCAACAAAGTTAATACCCCTTGAGCGCCCCATGCAACAAGTTTTCAGAAACAGCATCATGGGTACAGCTACCCTTGACTGCAATTCAACAAAGCGGTTGTAAGAAACCAGCCCGGGAAAATACCCCCGGTAATGGCGGCAGATATGTTCGAGGTAAAAATGCTTAAGGTTAGTGAAATATCCGCTATGAAAAGCGACCAGGATGGTAATGATCTCGCTGTCGGCGAGGGATGCTTTCCTGTTCCTAACCTTATAAGGGCCTGCATCTAATTGGTGTTTAACTATTTCGACTTCATATTCTTTGCAGAAGTCATCAACCTTAACGAAAATTTCGATAATTTTATCAGGAGTAAGCATAGATTGTTGTTCTTTAAATTAGTCACTTAAATATAACAAAATATACTTACCCATTGATATTCAAATAGTTAATAATTAATTATTACCCTAAAACACTTCCTCTTATCCCGAACTCACGTTAAACATAAGTTACTTTATGATTATTAAACACATCTCCACGGAACTTGTAGACTACCGACTTAATGAGTCAATCGTTGTATCACCGGAAACCAAATTTGATTGGATGATAGGCAACACCCCAAAAGTATCTAACGGAAACAAATTACCTTATTGCTTTATACTTGATTGGAATATTATTCATCGGAATAAAAACACGCATGATTCTATAATAGAATGTAATGTTAGATGTCTGATGGAATTTGACGTTGAAACAGAAGGAAAAGACAGAAAAGACCTCGCTTAAAACTGCCATACGAAAGTTTGGCTCATGTTTGCCTTTGGCAGATAATTGAATATGGTTGTTACAATAGATGAAAACATTTTATATTTAATCAATAATGAAAAAATCATGAACAAGATTTGTAAATTAACAGTTATATTGACGGTTTTTATATTCGCAATGGGGTGTAAAACGCAGAAGGAAGGAAATTCATTTTCAAAAAATATCTCCAACACGTCAGCTTCTACTATTCGAATTCGTCACATCCTTACGGATAGTACTGAAACAATTATTACGCCTTATAGTACAAAAGTTATAAAGAGAAAGCCTGTTGTTAACAAAACAAAAACAGTAGTGTCGCGCAAGGGAGATACGGTGTTTACGACTTTCAAATTGACATCGACAGATACACTTCACACCCTCATAAGAAAATACGATTATAGTATCGCTTTTTTTGACTACCAAACACTGGTCGGTCTAATGTTTTTGATTTATCGGTTTGTCGTCGTATTTACTTTACTTATTAGTCCTTATTGCTTTTGGAACATAGTTACCAGCGTAGTATCGAAATTAAAATATTTGCTGTCATTGATTGTAGGGTAAATGTTATTTGTTTAATGTAAAGCAGCCAGCTCAAGCTATGGAAATTCCTACCTTGTTGGCCGTAGCCTCAGTTACCATTACCCCGATTAAAGGTTGCTTGCGGTACGCAATTACCAAGGAGCTGTATAAATCGACATTCATATTAATCTGAATTAAGTTAAGGGTATTGTAGAATCGATACCAAAATATCTCGGCGCTAAAATAGGGAGGCCTGACTAAAAAGAAATCTCGTTTGGGTTCGGCCTTCAATTTGCTGATGACTGCATTACATCAGCCTTATTGATATGTTCGGTAACCTGGTTATACCTACTGGACCACGGAATGATGAGCCTGGAATTAGGCCAGGCGACCGGGTTACTGGTGCAGCAAATTATTTCTGGATTTTAAATAGAAACGTTAGTTCTCGCTAAGCCTTAAATTATTGTATTATCTATTACTCTTTACTGTCATAAAGTCTATTTCGGTTGATTCTTTAAAACCGAAATTTGAGCAACTGCAATCCACAAATCATCTATAGTTTCTAACATTAAAATTTATTGATTATTACCGGTGACTAATGAACAGATTGATCAGTGCGTTTAGCGAAGACTTTCTTGATGCTCGTGTAAGTTAACAGAATTATATTTCGGGTAAACCGAATTTAAACTTGGAATGTATAAGAGCAAATTCTTGCTGTCAGTGTAATTTCCGAGGTTGCCTTCTATTAAGCGTAATTTTTATAAGTGTGATAATTACATTTAAAAGGGAAGTTCATTAATTACTTCCACGGAAACATAAAAACATAATCATATTTTAACCCATTACCCCCTTAATTTATCTCCTATGAATTAAAATTTGCTTTGGGTTTATTAATAAGTGTAAATTAAACAATCAATGATAAACTTTTATGAAAGTATTACAATTTACTATCCCTGTCCCTTATGACAAAAGTGTTATTGTCGAAACTGTCTGTCAGTCGTACCATTATCCTTACCTGCACCGGCATAAAGAAATTCAATTAACTTGGATTAAAAAAGGTGAAGGTACTTTGATAGCGGGAAATAATATGCATGAATATGTATCCGGTGATATGTTTCTTATCGGTGCCAACATGCCCCATGTTTTTAAGAGTAACCCCGAATATTTTGTTGCTGATTCAGGTAAAGGAGTAGAGTCGCTCACAATTTTTTTCAGTGCTGATGTAACTTTGCCAAGTATCTTTTGTCTACCGGAAATGAAAAAATCTGCATCCTTTATACAGCAACATACACAGGGTTTTAAATTCCCTAATTATATCAAGGAAAAGGTATCGGATTCCATGATCAATTTACAGCATAAAACAGGTGTTTAACAGTTGGTCGCGTTTTTTAATCTTATAGGAACAATCACCAATATAAAAACTAAACTCGATCCATTATCGACATATGGTAATCTGCCGGCTATCACAGACCATGAGGGGATTCGTATAGGGGGTATTTATAATTACATCATGATGCATTATGGAGATGAATTAACATTACAGGATGTTGCGAAGGTTGCATTTATGACTCCTGAATCCTTTTGCAGGTATTTCAAGAAGCATACCGGGCATACTTTTGTGTCTTTTTTAAATGAAGTAAGGATCAACGAGGCGTGTAAAAACCTAATCACACACCGGTTTGAAAATATAAATTCGATTGCCTATAAATGTGGGTTCAAAAGCATAACAAATTTTAACAGGGTATTTAAACTGGTTATTGGCGTAACCCCAAAGGTTTATCTGGATAATTATCATAATAACATTGTCATACTAAATCGTACAGCCAGTTGATTTCGTCAAGCTAATTTTTACATAAAAACATCATTAAGTGATTCATTCAACGTATTATAAAAAAAAATTAACTTATTTAATAATTATCTCGTTGCTTCTGATACCTACAATTTGCAAAGCGCAAAGCAATACACCATCGAGACTCATGTTTGAACAGGCCAGCGAATTAACCGGGAAGGTGGTTCAATATAGCCAGGACATGAAAGCTATCAAAGGTTTCTATTCCCCCTTTATTATAAATGAACACAGCGAAGATCAAACTAAATTAGACGTACTTAATTCTCCCGAACAAAGGGAAAAGTTAATCGGGTCATGCTATAACTATCTAAGGCAGTTGGAAGAATTTGATTTTGCATCCTTAAGTATTTATGGGAAGGTCGATTATATTTTACTGAAGAAGAAAATCAAATACGATTTATATGATCTCGAAAAGGAGGACGGCGATTATCTGAAAATAGCTAAGTATCTTAAATTCTCTGATAAAATTTACAGTCTTGAAAGTAAGCGTCGCCGTGGCGATTTTCTTGATGGCAAACAGGTAGCGGAGGAAATGGTCTTAATACAGAAGGCGCTTAAAATAGATTCTGCTGCATATTCAAAAATAATTTCTATCGATCTTCCGCTAGCACAGCTTGCGCAAAAAGCGCTAACCGGGTTAATTGGAAGATTAAAGGATTTTTTTTGTTTTTATAATACCTATGACCCGGAATTTACCTGGTGGGTGCCGCAACCCTATCAGGCGCTGAATAGATCGCTGACCAATTACAGCAATTATGCATTAACGAAAGGCAGATTAGTCTCCGCTCAAAGACCAGATAGCAGCGGGATAAAGGGAGTACCTATAGGAAGGACTGAATTGATTAGACAACTCCAGGCAGAGATGATTCCCTATACGCCTGAAGAGTTAATACAACTTGCTACTAAGGAATTCGCATGGTGCGATGCTGAAATGTTGAAAGCATCGCGCGAAATGGGTTTTGGTGATGACTGGAAAAAAGCCCTGGAAAAAGTAAAAAACAGTTATGTCCCCGTCGGCCATCAGCCAGAACTAATTATAAAGCTGTATAACGATGCCTTGAATTTTATTAAACAACGAGATTTAATCACCATTCCATCGCTTGCGGAACAATCCTGGGGAATGGTGATGATGTCACCAGAACGACAATTAATTAACCCCTTTTTTACAGGGGGGAAGGAAATAAGTGTTTCTTATCCGGCCAATACGATGGAAGCCTCGGATAAACTGATGAGTATGCGAGGAAATAACCCTTACTTTTCGAGGGCGACAGTTCAGCATGAACTTATTCCGGGTCACAATTACAATATTTTATAAACAACAGGTATAAAACATACAGGCAGGATTTTGCAACCCCATTTGCCGGCGAAGGCTGGTCGTTGTATTGGGAATTGTTATTGTACGATAAGGGATTTGCAAAAACTCCTGAAGAGCGTGTTGGAATGCTGTTCTGGAGGATGCACCGCTGCGCCAGGATCCTATTTTCATTAAACTACCACCTCGGTAACTGGACGCCACAACAATGTATTACTTTTTTAATTGACCGGGTTGGCCATGAAAAAGCTAATGCAGTTGGCGAAGTCAGACGATCATTTGAAGGCGGATACAGCCCGTTATACCAGGTTGCGTATCTCGTCGGTGGCCTTCAGCTTATTGCATTAAAGGTAGAACTTGTTGATAAAGGTACGATGAGCTATAAGCAATTTCATGATGCTGTTATCAAAGAAAACTTGATTCCGGTAGAAATAGTAAGGGCAACATTAACCAATCAGGATTTGTCAAAGAATTTTATAACCAGTTGGCGATTTTACGACTTGGCAAAATAAATAACTAAAATATTTCTTAACTCCTATACCCTCTCTGATGGATAATTATAAAACGTTTAAACCTTCCCTAAGGCTTATCGACGCAACAATGCTTGTTGCCGGTAGTATGATAGGTTCCGGAATTTTCATTGTCAGCGCTGATATAACCAGAAATGTTGGGAGTGCCGGAGGTTTACTATTAGTATGGCTTTTAACTGGATTTATGACACTTACGGCCGCTTTAAGCTATGGTGAATTAAGCGCCATGTTTCCAAAAGCGGGCGGGCAGTACGTTTACTTGAAAGAAGCATATGGACCGTTAGTTGGTTTTTTTATATGGATGGAGCTTTTTCATCGTTATACAAACGGCAACTATTGCGGCTGTAGGAGTTGTCTTTGCAAAATTCGCTGCATATCTGGTTCCGAAGTTTAGTGAAGATTTCATTGTAGTTAAATTTGCAGGCTTGGCCCTATCGCCTGCTCAATTGTTATCTATAGTTGTGATCGTTTTGTTAACTTTTATCAATACGCAAGGCGTAAAAAGCGGAAAAATTGTACAAACTGTTTTTACAGTAGCTAAACTCTTAAGCCTCAAGGGCTTAATCGTCTTCGGACTGTTTGCTGCAAAAGCATCACTTTGGGATAGCAATTGGCAAATGCCTTGGAGAATAGGTAATTTAAAGGCCAATGGGTCTATCATATCTTACACTACCCTTGCTGCTCTTGGCGCTATTGCATCGGCTATGGTGGGTTCTGTATTCAGCAGCGATTCCTGGAATAGTGTCACTTTTATTGCGGGCGAAATAAAAAATCCTAAAAGGAACGTTGGGCTTAGTCTTGCGCTGGGAACAATCATCGTAACTGTTATTTATATCCTGACAAATTTAATGTATTTAAGTGTGCTGTCACTTCATGAAATAGCTACTGCTGATAAAGACAGGGTTGGGGTACTGGCCTCACAAAAAATTTTTGGCAGTTCCGGAACAGTTATTATCGCGTTGCTGATCATGGTATCAACCTTTGGGTGCAATAATGGACTTATCATGTCTGGCGCGCGTGTATATTACTCTTTGGCCAAAGACCGTTTGTTTTTTAAACGTGTAGGAACGCTTAATGCAAATGCCGTACCGGCGTTTGGTTTGTGGCTACAATGCATTATTGCCTGTTTATGGAGTCTCAGTGGCAAGTATGGAGATTTGCTGGATATGATTTCATTTGTTGTAGTCATGTTTTACGTACTTACCATAGCCGGTATATTTATACTGCGAAAGAAAATGCCTGATGCCGACCGTCCATATAAAGCATTTGGTTACCCGGTTTTGCCTGTTGTTTAGATGGTTTTGGGCCTTGCATTTTGCCTGCTCCTCATTAAGTATAAGCCTGCGTATACCTGGCCTGGGTTAATCATTACCGTGGCTGGTATACCGGTTTACTATCTTATCAGTGCAAGCGATAAAACAGCGCTCCGATCTTAAAATAGTATAAGAAACAATAAATAATATAATGAAAAAAAATGCTTTCGCTATTATACTACTGTGCTTTTTTGTAAGGGTCAACGCTCAGAATGGGAAGTATATAAGCTTAAATAACGCCAAGTTTTCTACTGGTGACGATCCAGAATGGAAAAGCAATGACTTTGCCGACCAGAAGTGGCGAGATGTCTAAGTGGGGGAAGTATGGCAAAGTCAAGGCTTTCCCGACTACCATGGATTTGCATGGTATCGCATCCATGTAAATATTCCCGTTGCTTTAAAAACCAATGCGGTCTGGAAGGATAGTATCCGCCTTTTTCTGGCGCACGTTAACGATGTCGATGAAACCTATTTTAATGGCACTTTAATCGGAAAAACAGGTGGGTTCCCGAATGATAAAGGGGGGTATATCAGTAAATGGCCGGCTGTAAGAAATTATTGTATCGCGTCAAGTAATCCGCTGATAAAATGGGATGGTGAAAACGTTATCGCGGTAAAGGTTTATGACGGCGGTGGATCAGGTGGCATTTTTATGGGTAGCCCGTTTATTGATATGCTCGAAAAGTTTGACGGGATTGAATTTAACATATCTGCAATTCAATTTTTACCGGGCAAGAAAGCAAAAAGAACCCTGTCCCTTATCAACAGGTTTAATACTGTAATTTCAGGCGACCTTCATTATCAGGTGGTTGACGAATTGTACCGAAAAATTATAAACATTCAAGCAATAAAGATAAAGCTCAATCCATTTGAAAGTAAAAATTTGATATTGTCTCTTCCCCACCGGGAGGAAATAAGGGTAATTTATGATTTTAGAGAATCGTCCTCTGGTAAGACAAAGTCATTTACCGAAGTAGCACCATACCTGCTTACCCCTGTTGAGCCGCTTAAACCTATCGTAAATGGTCCGCAAATCATAGGAGCGCATCCCGGTTCGCCAATAATTTATAAAATCCCGGCAAGCGGTCTAAAACCAATGATTTATGCCGTTGACAATATTCCGGCCGGTTTGTCTTTTGATCCACGGAGCGGGATTTTAACCGGCACTATTTATAAGGCCGGAAACTATAAGGTGATTTTGCGTGCAAAAAATACTAAGGGAAGCGATAAGAAAGATCTTACAATAATGTTAGGCACTAGGTTAGCACTTACGCCGCCTATGGGTTGGAACAGTTGGAATTGCTGGGGCCTAAATGTAAGTGAAGAAAAAGTAAAAAGTTCTGCTAAGGAAATGATCCTTAACGGACTGGCAGATTATGGCTGGAATTATGTTAATGTGGACGATGGGTGGCAAGCGCCGGAACGTTCACCCTCAGGGAAGCTATTACCAAATTCAAAATTTGCTGACATGAAAGGTCTCGGCGACCTGCTGCACGGGGCTGGTTTAAAATTTGGTATATACTCATCTCCCGGAGCTAAAACCTGCGGCGGCTTTTTAGGATCCCTAGGGCATGAAAGAGTAGACGCCGATACTTATGCTGCCTGGGGTGTAGATTATTTGAAATATGATCTTTGCAGTTACTCGGACAATACAGCTGGCGATACCACTCTTTTTGCGCAGCAAAAACCGTATATGGTTATGCGCGATGCGCTGAAACAGCAACACCGGGATATGGTTTACAGCATTTGCCAATATGGAATTCACGACGTGTGGAAATGGGGAAGAACTATGGATGGCAACCTATGGCGAACGACTGAAGATATCACTGATACCTGGGAAAGTTTGCGTGATATTGGTTTTAGCCAGGCCGACAAATCGCCTTATGCTAGCCCGGGGGGTGGAATGATCCGGATATGCTGATTGTGGGGCAGGTAGGCTGGGGCGAAAACCTTCATTCTTCTAACCTTACGCCCTATGAACAATATGCGCACATCAGTTTATGGAGCCTGCTATCGGCTCCATTGCTAATCGGGTGCGATTTGAGTAAACTCGATGCCTTTACCTTGAATTTGCTGAAAAACAAGGAGGTAATAGTATTAGATCAGGACACTCTTGGAAAGCAGGCAATCCGAACTGTTAATATTGGCGGTGTACAAGTATGGGAAAAAAAGCTTTCGGATGGCGGACTTGCCATAGGCGTTTTTAACCTGAATGATAAATATTGCCGATATACCTTACGTTTAACGCGTAGAAAACACCCGGTAAATATTATACGGGATTTATGGATTCAAAAGGACGTTAAAAAAAATGTCGGCACTGTGTTGTTTCAAGTGCCACCTCATGGGGTCAAGCTTCTGAATATTAAAGGCAGTTAGTATCATTAAATATGGTCAAATGGTTGCTATGTTAGGATAAATTCCAACGTTAATTGACACCTACAGGTGATTACTTTTGAATTAGTTTTGTGAATAAAAGTGTCTGTGTTCGTCAATTTATCTTTTATCGAAAATAATAATGCATCTTATACAATAATTTATTTAATTGTTAACGATGGGAGTTAGTTTTTTCGTCAAGGTCAATTCTTACAAGACAGTTATAGTTAGTTAGTTAGTTAGTTGATTAAGATGGCCGTCTCAATTTGAAGTGAACCCCAAAAGTTAGACAAAAACTTTTGGGGTTTATTATTTATGTCAAAGCACACATTTGAAGAGAAACTTGATGTAGTTTCTCAAGTAAGAAAGGGAAAGCCGATTCTACGGATATCCCGCGAACGCCATATCCGTGAAGGCATGATATTGGAATGGGTTCGGAAATATGATCTTTATGGCGAAAGTGGGCTGCTCAAACAACCTAACGTCAAGCCCACGCCTGATTTCAAAGAAGAAGTTGTAAGGCTTGTCATAGAAAAAAAAGTACCTTTAAATCAGGTTGTTCTGGAATATAGATTAAGCAAGACTGCTTTAGAGCGCTGGGTAAGATCAGTACGGGTTGAGGGATATGCAGTACTATACCAGCAAAAGAATCCTGGACGACCACCTAAATGCATGGGAAGATCAAAGAAGCTTGAACCTGAAACAGAAGTAGAGAAGCTCCAGGCGGAAAATAGCCGTTTGCGGGCGGAGAACGCACTATTAAAAAAAGTCACGGCCTTAGTCAAGGAAAAAGAAGCCCGCGAACGCATGAGTGGGCAAAAGCCATCGAAGAACTAAGGCCCGAACATGATGTTTCAATTCTATTGGATTGCAAACAGATGGCTCGTTCTGTATTTTATTATCATCGCAAGCGCCTAAATGATGATAAATACAAGCATGAAAAAGAAGAGATCGCAAGTATATACCACTTGCATAAAGGCAGATATGGTTATCGGCGGGTCACCGCCGAAATGAAGAACCGGGGTTATAGCATAAATCACAAGACTGTCCAAAAATTGATGGGAACATTAGGCCTAAAATGC
Proteins encoded in this window:
- a CDS encoding DUF885 family protein, with the translated sequence MYWELLLYDKGFAKTPEERVGMLFWRMHRCARILFSLNYHLGNWTPQQCITFLIDRVGHEKANAVGEVRRSFEGGYSPLYQVAYLVGGLQLIALKVELVDKGTMSYKQFHDAVIKENLIPVEIVRATLTNQDLSKNFITSWRFYDLAK
- a CDS encoding putative Ig domain-containing protein, producing MGEVWQSQGFPDYHGFAWYRIHVNIPVALKTNAVWKDSIRLFLAHVNDVDETYFNGTLIGKTGGFPNDKGGYISKWPAVRNYCIASSNPLIKWDGENVIAVKVYDGGGSGGIFMGSPFIDMLEKFDGIEFNISAIQFLPGKKAKRTLSLINRFNTVISGDLHYQVVDELYRKIINIQAIKIKLNPFESKNLILSLPHREEIRVIYDFRESSSGKTKSFTEVAPYLLTPVEPLKPIVNGPQIIGAHPGSPIIYKIPASGLKPMIYAVDNIPAGLSFDPRSGILTGTIYKAGNYKVILRAKNTKGSDKKDLTIMLGTRLALTPPMGWNSWNCWGLNVSEEKVKSSAKEMILNGLADYGWNYVNVDDGWQAPERSPSGKLLPNSKFADMKGLGDLLHGAGLKFGIYSSPGAKTCGGFLGSLGHERVDADTYAAWGVDYLKYDLCSYSDNTAGDTTLFAQQKPYMVMRDALKQQHRDMVYSICQYGIHDVWKWGRTMDGNLWRTTEDITDTWESLRDIGFSQADKSPYASPGGGMIRIC
- a CDS encoding DUF885 family protein, which produces MFEQASELTGKVVQYSQDMKAIKGFYSPFIINEHSEDQTKLDVLNSPEQREKLIGSCYNYLRQLEEFDFASLSIYGKVDYILLKKKIKYDLYDLEKEDGDYLKIAKYLKFSDKIYSLESKRRRGDFLDGKQVAEEMVLIQKALKIDSAAYSKIISIDLPLAQLAQKALTGLIGRLKDFFCFYNTYDPEFTWWVPQPYQALNRSLTNYSNYALTKGRLVSAQRPDSSGIKGVPIGRTELIRQLQAEMIPYTPEELIQLATKEFAWCDAEMLKASREMGFGDDWKKALEKVKNSYVPVGHQPELIIKLYNDALNFIKQRDLITIPSLAEQSWGMVMMSPERQLINPFFTGGKEISVSYPANTMEASDKLMSMRGNNPYFSRATVQHELIPGHNYNIL
- a CDS encoding helix-turn-helix transcriptional regulator, whose amino-acid sequence is MHYGDELTLQDVAKVAFMTPESFCRYFKKHTGHTFVSFLNEVRINEACKNLITHRFENINSIAYKCGFKSITNFNRVFKLVIGVTPKVYLDNYHNNIVILNRTAS
- a CDS encoding helix-turn-helix domain-containing protein; protein product: MSKHTFEEKLDVVSQVRKGKPILRISRERHIREGMILEWVRKYDLYGESGLLKQPNVKPTPDFKEEVVRLVIEKKVPLNQVVLEYRLSKTALERWVRSVRVEGYAVLYQQKNPGRPPKCMGRSKKLEPETEVEKLQAENSRLRAENALLKKVTALVKEKEARERMSGQKPSKN
- a CDS encoding AraC family ligand binding domain-containing protein codes for the protein MKVLQFTIPVPYDKSVIVETVCQSYHYPYLHRHKEIQLTWIKKGEGTLIAGNNMHEYVSGDMFLIGANMPHVFKSNPEYFVADSGKGVESLTIFFSADVTLPSIFCLPEMKKSASFIQQHTQGFKFPNYIKEKVSDSMINLQHKTGV
- a CDS encoding IS982 family transposase → MLTPDKIIEIFVKVDDFCKEYEVEIVKHQLDAGPYKVRNRKASLADSEIITILVAFHSGYFTNLKHFYLEHICRHYRGYFPGLVSYNRFVELQSRVAVPMMLFLKTCCMGRSRGINFVDSTHIKVCHNRRIHNHKVFASVAERGQCSIGWFYGFKLHLIINDKGEILSFYLTKGNVDDRDIKVMTSMTQDIFGKLFGDKGYISKALAELLWGNGIQMITKPRKNMKEFNISQADKIMLRKRAIIECVNDELKNICKLQHTRHRSVNNFLMNTMGVLCAYHFFSKKPSLNIIFDESDNQLLLAA